A part of Halictus rubicundus isolate RS-2024b chromosome 4, iyHalRubi1_principal, whole genome shotgun sequence genomic DNA contains:
- the Lipt2 gene encoding lipoyl(octanoyl) transferase 2, with translation MSYNVVKFLWAGRLSYGAGLRLQKTLSNYHLWKEENHNCNTLVLLEHYPVYTVGIRDKTYTEQDEEKLKDLGAEFYKTNRGGLMTFHGPGQLVAYPILNLKDFKKSIKWYVCQIEEMIIRLCAQFDIYAHTSPDTGVWVEDRKICAIGIHGSRYITTHGLALNCNTNLEWFDHIVPCGIEGKGVTSITEELNTNVTIRDVLPLFKRAFENQFHCLLLDCTEEESSKLLKDATNHELRL, from the coding sequence ATGTCTTATAATGTAGTCAAATTTTTATGGGCTGGTCGTTTAAGCTATGGTGCTGGCCTGAGATTACAAAAAACATTGTCTAATTATCATCTTTGGAAGGAAGAAAACCATAACTGCAATACGCTGGTACTTCTTGAACACTACCCAGTATATACAGTTGGTATTAGAGATAAAACTTATACTGAACAGGATGAAGAGAAACTGAAGGATTTAGGGGCagaattttataaaacaaatcgGGGTGGCTTGATGACTTTCCATGGACCTGGTCAGTTAGTGGCATATCccatattaaatttaaaagaCTTTAAGAAGAGTATAAAGTGGTATGTTTGTcaaatagaggaaatgataatTCGTTTGTGTGCACAGTTTGATATTTATGCTCATACATCACCAGATACTGGTGTatgggtagaagataggaaaatATGTGCAATTGGTATTCATGGCAGCCGTTATATAACAACACACGGTCTAGCTTTAAATTGTAATACAAATTTGGAATGGTTTGATCATATTGTGCCTTGCGGTATTGAAGGAAAGGGTGTGACTAGTATTACTGAAGAATTGAATACGAACGTCACCATTCGAGATGTATTACCACTATTTAAAAGGGCATTTGAAAATCAGTTTCATTGCTTATTGCTTGACTGCACTgaagaagaatcttcgaaaTTACTTAAAGACGCTACAAATCACGAACTACGTTTATAA
- the Wrnexo gene encoding WRN RecQ like helicase: MTTCSRSRVLTTNVSKEPISEVKEFTVRRSPRHLPGNVIEKTKPYIEKELDISLLRPIVFKGRINYTNDFNTCAMICDDLIKEIEGYDNDIVPVGFDLEWSFSFKTGSGKTALAQICLNDTVCHLLHVYSLKKLPAAFVILLSHPKVKLVGINIKNDVWKLGRDFKEFPAQKIVENNCMDSGVFANRVLNRSCRWSLEKLTAYLLKKKIDKNKKIRMSQWHVHPLNKDQKTYAATDAYVSWLLHNNIQEKANANSNEQNMNHENAQVA, from the exons atgacCACGTGTTCGCGCAGTCGGGTGTTAACTACTAATGTTTCTAAAGAG CCGATATCGGAGGTTAAGGAATTTACAGTACGACGATCCCCCAGACACCTTCCAGGAAATGTAATC GAGAAAACAAAGCCATATATAGAAAAAGAGCTGGATATCTCTCTATTGCGACCTATTGTATTCAAGGGACGCATTAATTATACCAATGATTTTAATACATGTGCTATGATCTGTGATGATCTTAT AAAAGAAATAGAAGGATATGATAATGACATAGTACCAGTTGGATTTGATTTAGAGTGGAGTTTTAGCTTTAAGACTGGAAGTGGAAAAACTGCTTTAGCACAAATTTGTTTGAATGACACTGTTTGTCATTTACTGCATGTGTACTCGTTAAAAAAATTACCTGCTGCGTTTGTAATTCTTTTATCTCATCCAAAGGTAAAACTTGTTGGTATAAATATTAAGAA CGATGTTTGGAAATTGGGTAGAGATTTTAAAGAATTTCCAGCTCAgaagattgtagaaaataattgtatGGACAGTGGCGTATTTGCAAACAGAGTACTAAATCGATCTTGTCGCTGGAGTTTAGAAAAATTAACAGCATACCTG ttaaaaaaaaagattgataaaaataaaaaaattagaatGAGCCAATGGCATGTTCATCCCTTAAATAAAGACCAGAAAACGTATGCTGCAACCGATGCCTAT GTCTCGTGGCTTTTGCATAATAACATACAAGAGAAAGCCAATGCAAACAGTAATGAACAGAATATGAACCATGAGAATGCTCAAGTCGCATAA